The following proteins come from a genomic window of Carcharodon carcharias isolate sCarCar2 chromosome 10, sCarCar2.pri, whole genome shotgun sequence:
- the LOC121283250 gene encoding nucleobindin-2-like isoform X1, whose protein sequence is MHWKIVSVSHCWLLLCLLGAAETVPIDKIKVNKIEEPVEHATVETPDTGLYYDRYLREVIDVLETDRHFRDKLQTANIEEIKSGKLAKELNLVSHLVRTKLDELKRQEVSRLRMLIKAKIDAQQGKDAGIDHHALLKQFEHLNHQNPHSFEPEDLELLIKTATSDLENYDQERHEEFKQYEMLKEHERREYLKTLDEEKKKQEEARFEEMRKKHKDHPKVNHPGSKDQLKEVWEETDGLDPEDFDTKTFFKLHDTNGDGFLDEQEMEALFTKELEKIYDPNNEEDDMVEMEEERLRMREHVMKEIDTNKDRLISMDEFLNASEKKEFVDAENWETLDEQELYSEDELQEFEKRLSRQEHELRMKSDDLLKQREELQLQQDQFQAQKFEFQQAVQQLEQQKQAQQAHPPTGPNGELQFHQETNQAVPPGNAQALPPGHDQLQDLNQPAAPGQDQTHQ, encoded by the exons GACACTGGGCTGTATTATGATCGCTACCTCCGTGAAGTAATTGATGTGTTggaaacagacaggcatttccgTGACAAACTTCAGACAGCAAATATAGAAGAAATAAAG AGTGGAAAACTGGCTAAAGAGCTGAACTTAGTGAGTCATCTTGTAAGAACCAAATTGGATGAATTGAAAAGACAGGAGGTGTCCAGGCTACGAATGCTTATTAAAGCCAAAATAGATGCACAACAAGGTAAAG ATGCAGGAATAGACCATCACGCTTTGTTGAAACAGTTCGAGCACCTCAATCACCAAAACCCCCATAGCTTTGAGCCCGAAGATTTGGAATTATTGATTAAAACT GCCACCAGTGATCTGGAAAACTATGACCAAGAACGGCATGAAGAATTTAAACAATATGAGATGCTGAAGGAACATGAGAGAAGGGAGTATTTGAAAACATTAGATGAAGAAAagaagaaacaggaggaggctcgATTTGAGGAGATGAGAAAGAAACACAAGGATCACCCAAAAGTTAATCATCCA GGAAGCAAAGATCAGTTGAAAGAAGTCTGGGAGGAAACTGATGGTCTTGATCCTGAAGATTTTGATACCAAGACCTTCTTCAAGCTGCATG ATACGAATGGTGATGGATTTTTGGATGAGCAGGAGATGGAAGCATTATTTACCAAAGAG CTAGAGAAGATTTATGACCCTAATAATGAAGAAGATGATATGGTAGAGATGGAGGAAGAGCGATTGAGGATGAGGGAACATGTTATGAAAGAG ATTGATACTAACAAGGATCGATTGATATCCATGGATGAATTTCTAAATGCTTCAGAAAAGAAAGAGTTTGTGGATGCAGAAAATTGGGAG ACTCTAGATGAGCAGGAGCTTTATTCAGAAGATGAGCTGCAGGAATTTGAGAAACGGCTGTCTCGGCAGGAGCATGAGCTGAGGATGAAATCGGATGACCTGTTGAAACAACGTGAAGAGCTGCAGCTGCAACAAGACCAATTTCAGGCCCAGAAATTTGAGTTCCAACAG GCCGtacagcagctggaacagcagaAGCAAGCACAGCAGGCTCATCCTCCAACAGGACCTAATGGAGAACTCCAGTTCCACCAAG AAACAAACCAAGCAGTTCCTCCAGGAAATGCCCAAGCTCTGCCTCCAGGCCATGACCAGCTACAGGATTTAAATCAACCAGCTGCACCTGGACAGGATCAAACTCATCAATAA
- the LOC121283250 gene encoding nucleobindin-2-like isoform X2 → MHWKIVSVSHCWLLLCLLGAAETVPIDKIKVNKIEEPVEHATVETPDTGLYYDRYLREVIDVLETDRHFRDKLQTANIEEIKSGKLAKELNLVSHLVRTKLDELKRQEVSRLRMLIKAKIDAQQDAGIDHHALLKQFEHLNHQNPHSFEPEDLELLIKTATSDLENYDQERHEEFKQYEMLKEHERREYLKTLDEEKKKQEEARFEEMRKKHKDHPKVNHPGSKDQLKEVWEETDGLDPEDFDTKTFFKLHDTNGDGFLDEQEMEALFTKELEKIYDPNNEEDDMVEMEEERLRMREHVMKEIDTNKDRLISMDEFLNASEKKEFVDAENWETLDEQELYSEDELQEFEKRLSRQEHELRMKSDDLLKQREELQLQQDQFQAQKFEFQQAVQQLEQQKQAQQAHPPTGPNGELQFHQETNQAVPPGNAQALPPGHDQLQDLNQPAAPGQDQTHQ, encoded by the exons GACACTGGGCTGTATTATGATCGCTACCTCCGTGAAGTAATTGATGTGTTggaaacagacaggcatttccgTGACAAACTTCAGACAGCAAATATAGAAGAAATAAAG AGTGGAAAACTGGCTAAAGAGCTGAACTTAGTGAGTCATCTTGTAAGAACCAAATTGGATGAATTGAAAAGACAGGAGGTGTCCAGGCTACGAATGCTTATTAAAGCCAAAATAGATGCACAACAAG ATGCAGGAATAGACCATCACGCTTTGTTGAAACAGTTCGAGCACCTCAATCACCAAAACCCCCATAGCTTTGAGCCCGAAGATTTGGAATTATTGATTAAAACT GCCACCAGTGATCTGGAAAACTATGACCAAGAACGGCATGAAGAATTTAAACAATATGAGATGCTGAAGGAACATGAGAGAAGGGAGTATTTGAAAACATTAGATGAAGAAAagaagaaacaggaggaggctcgATTTGAGGAGATGAGAAAGAAACACAAGGATCACCCAAAAGTTAATCATCCA GGAAGCAAAGATCAGTTGAAAGAAGTCTGGGAGGAAACTGATGGTCTTGATCCTGAAGATTTTGATACCAAGACCTTCTTCAAGCTGCATG ATACGAATGGTGATGGATTTTTGGATGAGCAGGAGATGGAAGCATTATTTACCAAAGAG CTAGAGAAGATTTATGACCCTAATAATGAAGAAGATGATATGGTAGAGATGGAGGAAGAGCGATTGAGGATGAGGGAACATGTTATGAAAGAG ATTGATACTAACAAGGATCGATTGATATCCATGGATGAATTTCTAAATGCTTCAGAAAAGAAAGAGTTTGTGGATGCAGAAAATTGGGAG ACTCTAGATGAGCAGGAGCTTTATTCAGAAGATGAGCTGCAGGAATTTGAGAAACGGCTGTCTCGGCAGGAGCATGAGCTGAGGATGAAATCGGATGACCTGTTGAAACAACGTGAAGAGCTGCAGCTGCAACAAGACCAATTTCAGGCCCAGAAATTTGAGTTCCAACAG GCCGtacagcagctggaacagcagaAGCAAGCACAGCAGGCTCATCCTCCAACAGGACCTAATGGAGAACTCCAGTTCCACCAAG AAACAAACCAAGCAGTTCCTCCAGGAAATGCCCAAGCTCTGCCTCCAGGCCATGACCAGCTACAGGATTTAAATCAACCAGCTGCACCTGGACAGGATCAAACTCATCAATAA